One segment of Panicum virgatum strain AP13 chromosome 3K, P.virgatum_v5, whole genome shotgun sequence DNA contains the following:
- the LOC120696765 gene encoding protein SMAX1-LIKE 3-like yields the protein MLASISVTPEDRAVAARPRLDPRRTSQLGDRERGRSKGPEMRSGGCAVQQELAGDAAAVMHQAVSLARRRGHAQVTPLHAASAMLADAGGLLRAACLRSRASSHPLQGKALELCFNVALNRLATAGGPAAMFHHLHHAGGHGHHRAPALSNALAAAFKRAQTSQRRGGGGGSTSAGSEGQHARVELEQLVISILDDPGVSRVLREAGFSSAEVKANVEKQAVISSSEQSSNTASSGASASPNPPKEANKEARLAIVDVVGDAARVLDCMASRRSRCVVVVGESAAAAEGVVKAVMDKVSKGDLQLQHECLRNAQLVPFSAASFRRLPREEVEARAADLRALVREGAAAGKGVVLVLEDLGYAAEAWKTILRDPRAHGYCPVEHAVMELSSLVRGGGGHDMLWLLGFGTYASYTSCRSGQPSLEAVLELHPVVVPDGSLASLTLAGDSETITHCGADMAVATAASVPSWIRRSQQAGPVLTGSELTLSFTSPASSSFYGFTQHYDANMSCEPWHDRHIDRRRQPLLNHGHDGRPMVEPCDQQLLLANPNPGSSNSVSNKSNSSDAATEPAGARHRRPKFTELTAENLKILCSALEARVSRHRDLAAGIASAVLQRRSGVTRTTRPSSSATWLLFQGRDDHGKAAMARELARLVFGSYAEFTCITAAKLALLAPSGHCLKRQRSPADNEQHGYMQRFYEAIRENPHRVVMIDGVEHDYSEAAGIKNAMATGTVRGCGGDAVSLEDAIVVSCQGSESRSRVSSPRPVKQRRFMGEIIVDSKAEDDGAEKGAVPRYGLDLNACAAMDAEGEEAGSSSPNDDMEILKDADGVFFF from the exons ATGCTTGCGTCCATCTCAGTGACGCCAGAAGATCGAGCTGTAGCGGCCAGGCCAAGGCTAGATCCGCGTCGTACGTCCCAGCTAGGAGATCGAGAGCGAGGAAGAAGCAAGGGGCCGGAGATGCGGAGCGGCGGGTGCGCGGTGCAGCAGGAGCTGGCCGGGGACGCCGCGGCCGTGATGCACCAGGCGGTGAGCCTGGCGCGCCGCCGGGGGCACGCGCAGGTCACGCCGCTGCACGCCGCCAGCGCCATGCTCGCGGACGCCGggggcctcctccgcgccgcctgcCTCCGGTCGCGGGCGAGCTCCCACCCGCTCCAGGGCAAGGCGCTCGAGCTCTGCTTCAACGTCGCGCTCAACCGCCTCGCCACGGCGGGGGGCCCGGCGGCCATGTTCCACCACTTGCACCACGCTGGGGGGCACGGGCACCACCGCGCGCCGGCGCTGTCcaacgcgctcgccgccgcgttcAAGCGCGCGCAGACGAGCCAGCgccggggaggcggaggagggtcCACCTCCGCAGGCTCGGAGGGCCAGCACGCCAGGGTCGAGCTCGAGCAGCTCGTCATCTCCATCCTCGACGACCCCGGCGTCAGCCGCGTCTTGCGCGAGGCCGGCTTCTCCAGCGCCGAGGTCAAGGCCAACGTCGAGAAGCAGGCGGTGATCTCGTCGTCGGAGCAGTCGTCGAACACGGCAAGCAGCGGCGCCAGCGCCTCCCCGAATCCGCCTAAAGAGGCCAACAAGGAGGCCAGACTAGCAAtcgtcgacgtcgtcggcgacgccGCGCGCGTGCTGGACTGCATGGCGAGCCGCCGGAGCCGATGCGTGGTGGTCGTCGGCGagagcgcggccgccgcggagggAGTGGTGAAGGCGGTGATGGACAAGGTGAGCAAGGGGGACCTGCAGCTCCAGCACGAGTGCCTCAGGAACGCCCAGCTCGTGCCCTTCTCGGCGGCGTCCTTCCGGCGCTTGCcgagggaggaggtggaggccagGGCCGCCGACCTGCGCGCGCTCGTgcgcgagggcgccgccgccggcaaaggcGTGGTGCTCGTGCTCGAGGACCTCGGCTACGCCGCCGAGGCCTGGAAGACAATTCTTCGTGACCCCCGCGCGCATGGCTACTGCCCCGTCGAGCACGCGGTCATGGAACTCAGCAGcctggtgcgcggcggcggcggccacgacaTGCTCTGGCTGCTGGGCTTCGGAACCTACGCGTCCTACACGAGCTGCAGGTCGGGACAGCCCTCCCTGGAGGCCGTCCTGGAGCTACACCCCGTCGTCGTGCCGGACGGCAGCCTCGCGTCGTTGACCCTCGCCGGCGACAG TGAGACGATCACACACTGCGGCGCCGACATGgccgtggcgacggcggcgagcgtcCCCTCGTGGATTCGCCGCAGCCAACAAGCAGGGCCAGTCCTCACCGGATCGGAGCTCACACTCAGCTTCACCTCTCCGGCATCTTCCTCCTTCTACGGCTTTACCCAGCATTACGACGCCAACATGAGCTGCGAACCATGGCATGATCGCCACATCGACCGGCGCCGGCAGCCGTTGCTGAACCACGGGCACGATGGCCGCCCAATGGTTGAGCCGTGCGATCAGCAATTGCTCCTCGCCAACCCTAATCCTGGATCGTCTAACTCGGTGTCTAATAAATCTAACTCATCTGACGCCGCGACGGAGCCTGCtggagctcgccaccgccgtccaAAGTTCACCGAGCTCACCGCGGAGAATCTCAAGATCCTGTGCAGCGCACTCGAGGCGCGCGTCTCGCGCCACAGAGATCTAGCTGCCGGCATCGCGAGCGCCGTGCTCCAGCGCCGCTCCGGCGTGACAAGGACGACGCGGCCGAGCTCATCGGCGACGTGGCTGCTCTTCCAAGGGAGGGACGACCACGGCAAGGCGGCCATGGCCAGGGAGCTCGCCAGGCTTGTCTTTGGCTCCTACGCCGAGTTCACCTGCATCACCGCTGCAAAGCTAGCCCTGCTAGCTCCCTCCGGCCACTGCCTCAAGAGGCAGAGGTCGCCGGCGGACAACGAGCAGCACGGCTACATGCAGAGGTTCTACGAGGCCATCCGCGAGAACCCTCACCGCGTCGTGATGATCGACGGCGTCGAGCATGACTACTCAGAAGCCGCCGGTATCAAGAACGCCATGGCAACCGGAACGGTGAGGGGTTGCGGTGGTGATGCGGTCAGCTTGGAGGACGCCATCGTAGTGAGCTGTCAAGGGTCCGAGTCGAGGTCTAGGGTTTCCTCCCCTCGGCCCGTGAAGCAACGACGTTTCATGGGTGAAATCATCGTCGACAGCAAGGCGGAAGATGACGGCGCGGAGAAAGGAGCTGTGCCACGGTATGGCTTGGATTTGAATGCCTGCGCCGCCATGGACGCAGAAGGGGAGGAAGCAGGGAGTTCTTCGCCTAATGACGACATGGAGATCCTTAAAGATGCGGATGgcgttttctttttctaa